ATTACCATCATatatatatgcttaaatgatcTTAAACGAATCTTTTCCATATATAAGCatattatatatatgattatgCACATGTagaatatatatagttatatgaatataaaatttacATGAATCACGAGAAACAAATGCCATAAATATTGATCTACATAATTGTCAAGCCAAAGAAAGAATTGGGAGCAtagaaaaatatagaaaattTATCAACACCGAATAAATatcaagaaaaaaatagaaaaggtTTCCACCCTTCAATCTTTTCGTCTTCTCTGAAGGAGTTTGCTTTAAgattgttagaaataatatagcggagaagaacaaaatatatattaatatatttaattgaagaacagaaagaaaaaaaaatacaatagaaagaataaaCCAAAGCCGAGGCACGCGaaacacgctttccttaaagcagatttgccccctctacctCAACGATGCTAGAGAattcgtgagcaaccacttcccaggatacaacagCTATCAAGTAGGACGAATGCAACACTGAGTCTGCTTAGGCGAACTCGAAACAAACCTTCCCTCTTTCACCAGAAAATACTACAGAGACTAAAGAGAGAAAAAGACTAAGTGTGTGATATTATGTATCTGTGTGTGGTATTCTGTATCAGTGTGtcctagaatgagaggagaagCCTCTTTTTATTggcttcatggagagttgaaaaagttggtgaatcaagtgcattaatgcccaaatatccaacaaaaCCGGTATCTTAATAtctgaaaatcaatcagaattaattacccttattatggtaatatcagcagttacccaaagtgattttctgatgaccaatcagaattaatcacacttattctaGTAATATCAGTTGTTACCCAATGTGATTTTATGACAGtcaatcagaattaattacaCACTATTCTGATACCTTAATTTTGACTAAAAAGATTTGCcaaaaatcaatcagaataaatcacacaatatttAGATAATTTCATTACTattttaggcatcaatttctcattcactcaatttttttccAACAGTAACCAAGATCAGCCATGGAAGCTTAAAATAGATATGGGCCAAAATCAATGagaataaatcacacaatatttAGATAATTTCATTACCATTTTAGGcatcacactactacaaaattgacataggacgatggttttaaaccgtcgtATGGACTCTCATACGCCGGTTCTAATACTGTCGTCCCATGCAAATGTCTTGCCATGTAAAGCATAAAACGACTGTTTAAATAAAAGTGTCATCTCATGTCGTACATGAGACGATAGTTCCTATATAAACGTTGTCTTTTGTGGTACATGAGACGACCGTTTCTGTGCAAGTATCATCCAATGAAATAAATGAGACAACAGTTCCTACTCAAGCGTCATCCTCCTGCAAtacatgagatgacaatttatgtgcaaTCATCGTCTCCTGCAATACATAAGACGACAGTTTTGTGGAGACCGACGTCCCATGtagaatatgagaattttttcatttcattATTTTCAACCACTAATTCATTCATAATTTTCTGTATAATTACAACATAGTTCAGACAGAATCAACAAGCAGACAAAATCAATAGAACTCAgtatgttccaaatctaaaaattacaaTATTAAAATATACACTTACAATAACTATGTAAGTGTTATCTAAAACTACAATTAGTATATGATAGATAAACAATTGCTTGAAGAAAGTACAGCTGAGTTGATATTTCTTCATCAGGACTTGAAGTGTTTGAAAGTACAACATTAGTAGCAGACAACAACATGAAAGATGGGTACATGTTTCCCTCCTGCCAACTTACAGTTCCTACAGTGTGTTGCAGACTATTGTTATCGATATATCATGCCTTGATAAGAGTTACATAAACCAAATAAAGTGGATGCATACCTCCATTACAGGCCCGGATGTTGACTTATGAGTTATAGTGCATTGATCATGATCGTGACCAGACAAGATAAGTACCTGAAAAGAAGTACATGTTAGTGATTGCTCAACTTGAACTTAAACTTTTCATGGACACAATATAAAATGTCTAAAATCAATAAATTAGCTCATGCTTTTTCATTGCAAGTTGAGACCATAGTTGCACATGAGGTCAAGATAGTTGCCTGTGTGTCTATAATGTGTCAATCTCTGCCTAAAGTCTGTATTGTACAGGTTTGATCAAATCTAGTAAGAAATCTAATGACTCCTCAGAAATGTAATTCTGGTACCTATTTATTTGAAACAAAGATCAATCTGAAAGCATCTACGAGGTCACCAACTCAAAGTAATATTTCAAGTGCACATTTTGTAGAAAAGAAATAATATAATCATACATTATTTTTCTATCAGCCGTGTGCGTCACTCGCTGGAATCAGAAACAAAAAAGAATAACAATTGGATACATGTGAAAAATGTTGACAAAAGTAAAACCATAACAATTATTCACAACCACTCTACATAAAGGTTATGATATGAAGTAatgaataatgaaaaaaaatgtaCTGATAGGAAATCAAGAAAAAAGAATAGATAAATCAATACCTGGTTGATAACTGGAGTTTTGCGATTAGGCCCACAATATGTCCAATCACGTCGATACAATGGAATATGGGTCAATAAAACCCTTGGATAAGATCAAACAACTAAAACATGCAGAATACATAAATGAGTAGATTATATTGTAACCACAAACTTAATAACACAAAATAAACATAAGTCAACAATCTATACCAATTGATACATTCTTGACAAATTCCAAGACGAGAAAGCTTGATTCTTTTGATGATATGATGTGGATGATTTACCATTGTTAACTAAAGAATCCAGTCATCTACACTCTAATACAAAGTCATCTAAATGCCATCAGAGCAATAATAAATCATTTTACATTATACAAGGAATGCAAATTCCATGAGAAATTAAGATCAATTATAGTAAAGATACCAACTACAAGGAATAATTTACGGGTTAATTGATATTAAACTTCCATGTCCAGGAAAAACAATTACTTGGCTGACGTCACATTCATTATTATCACATCCAAATTTCAGAGTTCAAACAACAATGATATGATAGATAAACAAAAAAAAGTTGCTTGTTCTCTTTTACCATCTAAAGTTTGGGCATCAATGGCAATAAATTCTACTTCTACTGCTGTAAATCGATAGTTTCTCTTTCCAAACTCCTGATTATAAGTAGAACAAggaatataattaacaaaataatcataacaGTTTGAAAATGCACGACAATTTATAGAATTAAGGTGCTTGATTACCTCTAGACTATGAATGAGGTTACTTTCATAGCCAATGTCATGGTTTCTAGGAATTAAGTAAACCTTGACATCTCTATGCTTTCCTTGCTTACCCACATAAAAAATGTGCTTAAAATGGCTTAAAAATTCTTGCCATCTAttcaaacaaatattttaacAGCTAATCTATATCGTGAAACATCAAGCAGATATGCTGAAGAAATTCTATTAGAAAAGTTTTGAACAAAGTGAACCAGTAAATCATATAGGTTGTCGAGAACATATTTGCAGCAACACCAATACTTTTAAGTCATGTTTGAGAAGTATAGTAGaatatgatataatttttttctatatatatatatgagaaaaattaattcaaaaaccaAATTAATCCACCCAACAAAAGATAATGTCTCATTGAGAAACTtataacaattttattttatcaaATTCTATCTTCGTATATATCATTAATAAGACAAAAATTTACAGCGTTGAATATTATGTTGTTTTTCTTAATCAAATTCAATACTATTATATTGCATAgggagaaaaaaaaaatcaagctaCAAGGACAAAATTCAATAATAagaaaaatgattaaaaaaaactCAAGTTAAACCAAATGATAAAAATGATGTATACATATACAATATCGATGTGTAGTAGCTTAGTTTGATAACCATAACTTGTGAATTTGCTAATATATTTCAAAATATGTTTTGACATTGAGTATGCAGTACATAATTAATGAGACATAATCAACTAACACAACAAAAGTGCAAACTAAAAAGCTAGTTATCTTTTgcccaaataaataaaaaagggcaATCATCAATGAAGTAGTTGAAACATATCAGAAGTTCTTGCTTAAATTAATAAGGGAAAGAGAGGAATCATAGCTTTTTATAACCAAAAAAGTGATTTCAAAGTTCAGATTGGTCATCCACTTATATCCATTAAAAATGCAGATCATCAAGCACCGAAAATACCAAACACCAAAACAGATACATGCTTTCAATTCACAAACCAAAACACCAAACACCAAATGTCAAATATCAAACGCTTATACAAGTTTTAATCAATACAACTTTCAGTCAGAACTAATAAATACCATCAAACGTAAAAAAGCCCAGACTTGAAATCCATCtgaaatttccaaaaaaaaaaaattcaaaatcaagcttattACAAAGCTTTCACCTTTTTGCATTTTCTAGACAAACAAACAATCCATGCAGATGCAGTGTGTATCCAGAAGCTTTACTCTAAGAAATCCTCCAATTTAATTCTCTATAGCTTTTCTAATATAAATGGAGGAGAGAGCATTGTAGTTACATAAAACAAGATAGTGTTTCTTATTCTGGCTAGGAACATTGATTCTTTTAAGGAGTAGACTTTAAACACATCAAAAAATACAAGAAATTCTACCATAACATATAAGTTGTACACTTTCTGAGGTAGTTGAAGATGATTTCTGAGTACTTCAAATGAACATGTGCAGTACTTGTCAACAACGCCTTTGTTTTCTCACTGTCATTGGCACCATTCAATGAGTATGAAGCATGATGATGTTGCATTAGCAATACAGATTCAGTTTTCAGTTATTTAACCATAATAGACTATCCTAGCATATATAGTTAACACTTAGAAGAAGTGGAAGCCAATCAGTCTCCACTAGTGCAGCCCCTACAACCACAATGTACACACTCTATAACCTTCTCCTCTCTCAGATGTTTCGGCACTCAACACACACATGTGGTAGCAAAGTTATGATCTCGGGGCTGCATGCACCTCAAGCAGCAGAGGCGTTCATAACCAGGCTGCAATTCAACAAAAACCATTACATTATGGAAGCTAAATAATctgaaaagagaaaagaaaagagaagagcttgaaaagcctgcctgcatttaaagaaaaaataaaaaggaaacgTGGGCAGTTTAGTTTTGATGATACAAAAAGAAAGATATCAAGTTTTAAGTTATAGGAAAAATTTATCGTTTAGTGTTGTTATTATCTCCACACAATTACAAATTAGAAAGAAACTAAACTCGTCCTAATGCCTCTTTCTCTACACTACTTATGCCCCTTTTCCTTGCAAAGACAAGGACTTCGTCTACGATCAAACACAAAAGCAAAGAGGGGAAACAATACTATAGTTATCACTGATATTTTTATATATGCAGAAGTAAAaattatccttttttttttgtaaaaaaggGAATGCATCTCGTAATATACTACATATTTTGTTTTATGTGTTAGACTAGGATTTAATATACTCTAGACATGGTGTGATATGCAGGCTTCCAATAATTAATAACCAACCATTGATTCGACATACAGGGATGAACGGAATGCATCACATAATGGGACAAAACCCAATCCCATACACACATATGTTCAGGCTTATATTCTTAGTTAGTCTTATAAAGTATTCTACTCTACACTgttttttcatataaatatatatatgtagtctACCCTAAGATTAACAACCATTTTTTGAATACAAATAACGATCTTAGCAAGTGCAAACAATATCATGTTCAAATAAAGTGCACTGTAAACGAAAATTCTTCCATTTTGCAATAATATTACAGCGTAACCTTAGTCTAGACAGAACTCAAACAGCTCCTTAGATATTTCCTTTCGCTGATGGTAAAGGTCAAAAATGTAACGGCTCTTCTGATGTGCTATTCTGAATATAGGCCACAAAGCCTCACACTTTCTCTTGCCATCATGGGGATCATTCTCAGCTGCACAGTACAAAATACACAACAAAATGTGAGCTTCATGATTTTCTTGTCAATACTCAGAAGTTTTTTAATCATCGAAAAGTTCATAAAACAGAGAAAATAAGTACATATAATTatgtgttgaaaaaaaaaatcaaccttCTCTCATCTTTGATTGTAGTTCACGAAGAGTAGGCTCAATCAATGATTTGATTCCAATAAATGAATTGTGATCCTGATCTGTTTTCATTGGCCCTAATGATACAAAGTACTAGGTGACACTTATTATAGTAATATGTGTACATACTTGCTGATTTTTAATTGAGAGactaaaaaaataattgaaacaATTTATGAATAGcacttgaataaataaaaaaaaaacagagttcTTTCATCAATTTATTAACACTGTCATATACCTCCTTCAGAACAAGATATTAACTAACCCATATGCAGGAAACCATCTATAAGCATTGCGGTAGAAGAATCTGCATAACAGAAGCAAATATAGCATAAGAACACATAAGAATAAATCTATTAATTAACTAATACAACATGCAACAACCAATGTGATGATCAAAAACACATATTCTTATCGTTttattattgaattatatgttaaATCTTCAAAACTCAAAACACAAAACACATCAAACCAAAGTAATTGAACCAAATTGAACAAACCCAAAAAGGAAATAAATATCTACTTAACAATCTCATACCCAAATTACGCACAGAAAATGAACAGTTCCAAAACAATCTAAACAAACAAAGAAGAAACAAAAATCAATCTTGGTGTTGTCAAGACAACTCTCAGCTGTAATGACACCATGAACACCCAAAAATAATTCCTACACAATATCAAGATCCTATAATGACACCTTAACaccaataataaatatttatgcacTCCAACTCAGGAAAAACAATGAAACAAACAGCTGGTAT
This genomic interval from Humulus lupulus chromosome 8, drHumLupu1.1, whole genome shotgun sequence contains the following:
- the LOC133797934 gene encoding uncharacterized protein LOC133797934, whose translation is SYPRVLLTHIPLYRRDWTYCGPNRKTPVINQVLILSGHDHDQCTITHKSTSGPVMEVCIHFICLQHTVGTVSWQEGNMYPSFMLLSATNVVLSNTSSPDEEISTQLYFLQAIVYLSYTNCSFR